Below is a genomic region from Fusobacterium canifelinum.
AGATCTTCATGAGGCTTCTCCAGAGTATCCAGTAATTAATGCTATAGTTGCTCATGAAAGAGCTATGCCTATTTCTTCACAAGTTGTTATGAATATGGAATTTGAAGATATTCAAATAGGTTTAGAACCTTCTCCACCTTCACTACATGGACTTACTCATAGAGAACTTGGGGATTATACTAATACTTATGCAGTATTGATGGAAACAGCCAATGCATCTCAAGGAAGACTTAGAGGAAAAACTGATGAAAATCTTGTGCTTACTGGAAAAGATCCAACATATGTAAAAGCTCAAAAAATTGGTAGACTTTTTGTTCCTTATGATGAAAATGGACATCCAATAGAAGAAAGAGTTGGAAGACATTTAACAGGGGTAGTTCAACATATAATTGTTATGGGAGAAAATGAACCTGATAAGGAAATTATAATTGAAGGACTTCCTTCTTATGAAGATTTACAAAAAAATGGTGTAGGAGTATATTTAAAAGAAGTAAAAGAAGATAAATAAAAAATAAAAAACTTTATTCATATCTAAAAATAATGTTAAAATAATATTAAGATTTTGAATAAAGTTTTTTTATAAATATGGAGAGATTATGGAAATTATTATAATTATTTTATCTTTACTTTATATACTTTATCTTTTTTTTGAAAAAATAAATTTAGATAAAAACAGAAAAAATTTAAAATATATTATTCATATAAATGGAATTAGGGGAAAATCAACTGTTTCCCGTTTAATTGATGCTGGATTAAGAGCGGGAGGTTATAAAGTATTTACTAAGACTACTGGAACCTCTCCAAGAATAATTGACACAAATGCCAAAGAATTTGAAATTAACAGACAAGGAAAGGCTAATATAAGAGAACAAATAAGTGTAATAACTTGGGCGACTAAAGAGAAAGCAGAAATTTTGATCTTAGAATGTATGGCAGTTAAACCTGAATTACAATATGTTTGTGAAAATAAAATATTAAAATCTGATATAGTAGCCATTACAAATGTAAGAGAGGATCATTTAGATGAAATGGGAGATAGTTTAGATAAAATTGCAGATTCTCTTTCAAATACAATTCCAAAAAAAGCTGCTTTTTTTACAGCTGATAAAAATTATTTTAATTTCTTTAAAAATAGATGTAAAGATAAAAATACAAGAGCTTTTCTTAGTAAAAATATAAAAAATGAATATTGGGAAATAGATTTTCCTAATAATATAGCTTTAGCGATGGATATTTGTAAATATTTGAATGTTGATGAAAAGATAGCTCTTGAAGGAATGAGAACTTATTGTAAAGATCCAGGAAGTTTAAAAGTTTTGACTTATTTAAATAAGAAAAATTTTAGAATATTTTTTGTAAATACATTAGCTGCAAATGACCCTGATTCAACAGAAATTATTTTAGATAGAGTTTCTATAAAAACTTATTGGAATAATGAAAGGTATCTGCTTGTTAATAATAGAGCTGATAGGTTAAGCAGATTAGAACAATTTGTAAATTTCACAATTAAATTTGAAAATAGATTTGATAAAATTTTAATTTCTGGTGAAAATAAAAATCTTTTTTATAAATATTTATTAAAAAATAGAATAAATAAAAATAAGATAATAATTCTTTCAGATGAAAAGTATTTTGAAAATATAGAAGATGATTCTTTAATATTTGCTGTTGGAAATATTTGCAGGCTTGGAAAAAAATTAGTTGATTATTTTGAAGAAAGAGGAGAGATTATAGATGATAAATGAAATAATGGTATTAGGGGTTATTTTAAGTATAGTTTTCTATGAAATCACAGAAATTTCTCCAGGAGGTCTTATTGTTCCAGCTTATTTTGCTCTTTATTTGGATAATCCTACTAAAATTATTCTTACTATCTTTATAAGTATAGTAACATATTTATTATTAAAGGTTCTTTCTAATTACACAATTATCTATGGAAGAAGAAGATTTACAGTATGTATTATTTTAAGTTTTTTGATAAAAACTTTATTAAAATATTTTAATATTTATATTCTTAATGAAAATGAAATATATTTTTTTAATATAGCTATTGTTGGTATAATTATTCCTGGGATTTTGGCTCAAGAAGTGGATAGGAATGGAGTTATAAAAACTTTATCTTCACTTATAATTCTTTCTGTATTTATAAAATCTTTAATTGAAATATTTTATATGGTAGGTGCTAATGTATGAAACTAATTACTAATAAAAAATATAAAGATTTCTTTTTACTTGTATTGGCACTGATATTTTTATTTATAAATTATTATTTAAAACCTAAAAAAATAAAAATAAAAAATAGATATTATCCTGAAATGGTAATTGCTGCACAAAAAAATAAATTATTGCAAGAAGAAATTTTGAAAGAAAGAATAAATAGAGGGTTGGAAATAGATAAAAGCCTTGATAAAAATGAAATTGGACTTATAGGTTTGGAATGGAGTGGAATTACAACTACTCTTGGGGATATAGAAGCTAAAAGAACATCTACTAATCCAGATTTTGCAGCTTTATTAGTAAAATTATTTAAAGAAGCAGGATTAAAAAAGGGGGATATAGTTGCTGCCAACTTTTCTAGTTCTTTTCCAGCTCTTAATTTGGCTTTTATTTCAGCGGCTGATACTTTAGGATTAAAAGCTATTATAATAACTTCTATTGGTTCTTCAACCTATGGAGGGAATATAGAAGATTTTACATATTTGGATATGGAAAATTATTTATATTCTAAAAATTTAATAGAAAATAGAACTGTTGCTTATTCTTTGGGTGGTGCTGGAGATATAGGAAAAGAATTTGATAAAGATATAATAGAAAAAATTAATAATAGAATAAATGGTTATGGTTTAAAATTTTTCTATGAGGAAGAATTTGATAAAAATTTAGAAAATAGATATAAATTTTATAAAAATGAATCCCAAAATAATATTAAAGCCTTTATTAACATAGGTGGTAATTTATTATCATTAGGTGAAAATGCAGATATTATTAATAATCAAAAAATATTATTAAATAAATCAAGTCTATTAAAAACTGGTCTAGTTGGAAAGTTTTTAAAAGATGATATTCCTGTATTTTATTTACTTAATATAAAAAGTATTGCTCTTTATTATAATTTAGAATATAATCCAGATAAATTTTCTAAAATAGGGACATCATCTATATATTATGATTCTTCTAAAAACTTTTGGAATTATATAATTGTTGTAATTTTTGGCCTATTTATATTAGTTCATTTGATATTTTTTAGACTTAAAAAAAATAAATTTATAGAAATTTCTTTATAATATCTCATCAAGTATTGCTAGTGCCATAACAGCTTCTATCACTGGCAATACTCTTGGAACTATACAGGCATCGTGTCTACCATTTATTTTTAAAATATCTTCTCTCATCTCTTTTATATTTACAGTTTTTTGCTCTAAACTTATAGATGAAGTAGGTTTTACTGCAACAGAGAATACAAGTGGCACTCCAGTAGAAAGACCACCTAAAATTCCACCATTATTATTAGTTCTAGTCTTTATTTCATTATTATCTAAATAATATAAATCATTAGCTTCTGAACCTAAAATATCTGCAAAGTCAAAACCTATTCCAAAAGAAATTCCTTTTATAGCTGGAACAGAGAAAGCTAAATGAGAAATTTTACTTTCTAAACTGTCAAAGAAAGGATTACCTAAACCAACAGGAAGATTAAAACAAGCACATTCTATCTCTCCACCAACTGAATTTCCAGATAATTTTATTTTTTCTAACAAGTCTTTTGTTTTATCTTCTAAATCATTTTCTATAAAAGGTAGGGTACTTTCTTTTAAATTTTCAAATTTATCCAAATCTAATTCTTTAAAATCTAAAAAACTTTTATCTTTTATATCTAAAATTCTTTTTATATGAGAAAATATTTTAATTCCCTTTTCTTCTAAAATATCCATTGCAATAGCACCAGCAAAAGTTAAAGCTAAAGTTATTCTTCCAGAAAAATGTCCACCACCTCTAACATCATTAAAGCCTTTAAACTTCATTCTTGCTGGATAATCAGCATGATTAGGTCTTAATAAATCTTTTAAATTTTCATAATCTTTGGAAATTGTATTTGTATTTTCAAATATCACACAAAGAGGAGCACCAGTTGTATAGCCACCTTTATATCCACTTAAAATTTTATACTCATCTTTTTCTTTTCTTGAAGTAGTAAAAGAAGATTTAGCAGCTTTTCTTCTTTCAATAAATTTATTTATATTTTCTAAATTTAATTTTGTTCCAGCTTCTAAACCATCTATAACTATTCCTATTGCTTCTCCATGAGATTCACCAAAAATAGATAACCTTATTTTATTACCCCAAGTATTCATAAATTTTTCCTCCTAGTAATAAGAAAACTTCCCAAAAGTTTGGATATGACTTTTTAACACAATCTAAATTATCTAAAATAATTTCTCCCTCATAACAAGTTGAAGCAATAACTACTGTCATAGCTATTCTATGATCTGAATGTGATGATAAAGAGACCACTTCTTTATTATTATGAATAAAGTTTTTTCTTGAATTAATTAAAATACTATCTTTTTTTTCTATTAAATCAAAACCTAATTTTGATAATTCTTCAACAGTTGCATTCAATCTATCACTTTCTTTTATTCTTAATCTTGCTATATTTACAATTTCAATTTCTTTTTTTGAAATGCAAGCCTTTAAAGATAAAATTGGTATTATGTCAGGTGTTTCAGAACCATCTAATATCAACTTTTCATTTTTATTCCACTTATCAATTTCAGAAATGAAATCAATAATTTTTTTATCACCTTGTAATGAATTAGTATTTAATCCATTTATTTTAATATTTGAGCCAATAGAGTTTGCAACTAAAAAGAAAGCCAATTGGGAATAATCAGCTTCAACTTGATAATTCCCTGACTTATAAGTTTGATTACCCTCTACTATAAACTCTTGATATGAATTATTAATAATCTTTATTCCAAATTTACTTAAACAATCCAATGTTATATCAATATAGCTTGATGATTCTAACTTACCTTTTATTATAATTTTAGAATTTTCATTTAATAAAGGCAATGAAAATAGTAAGCCTGTTATAAATTGAGAGCTTATATTTCCATCAATTTCATATTCTCCACTTTTTAATATGCCATCTAATAAAATTTCATTTTCATTTGTATATGAATATTTTATTTGATATTTATCAAAGTTTTCAAAGTAAGGGCTTAAAGGTCTTTTAAATAATTTACCTTTACCCTTAAATAAAATCTTATTTTCTTCTACTATTGATAAAGGAAATAAAAATCTAAGTGTTGAGCCAGACTCATTACAATCAATTTCACTATTATTGTTTAAATATTCCTTATCAAGAGTTTTACTTCCATCAATTAAAAGATAATTATCTTTTGATTCTATTTTAGCACCTAATTTCTTCATAGCTTCAATGGTTGCTATTATATCATCAGAGTAAGAAATATTCTCTATTTTAGATATACCTTTTGCCAAAGAACTGGCAATAATGTATCTATGTAATATACTTTTTGATGGTGGAGGAGTAACTTCACCAACTAAT
It encodes:
- the pgsC gene encoding poly-gamma-glutamate biosynthesis protein PgsC yields the protein MINEIMVLGVILSIVFYEITEISPGGLIVPAYFALYLDNPTKIILTIFISIVTYLLLKVLSNYTIIYGRRRFTVCIILSFLIKTLLKYFNIYILNENEIYFFNIAIVGIIIPGILAQEVDRNGVIKTLSSLIILSVFIKSLIEIFYMVGANV
- the aroC gene encoding chorismate synthase; this translates as MNTWGNKIRLSIFGESHGEAIGIVIDGLEAGTKLNLENINKFIERRKAAKSSFTTSRKEKDEYKILSGYKGGYTTGAPLCVIFENTNTISKDYENLKDLLRPNHADYPARMKFKGFNDVRGGGHFSGRITLALTFAGAIAMDILEEKGIKIFSHIKRILDIKDKSFLDFKELDLDKFENLKESTLPFIENDLEDKTKDLLEKIKLSGNSVGGEIECACFNLPVGLGNPFFDSLESKISHLAFSVPAIKGISFGIGFDFADILGSEANDLYYLDNNEIKTRTNNNGGILGGLSTGVPLVFSVAVKPTSSISLEQKTVNIKEMREDILKINGRHDACIVPRVLPVIEAVMALAILDEIL
- the aroA gene encoding 3-phosphoshikimate 1-carboxyvinyltransferase; translation: MNKKIIKANKLVGEVTPPPSKSILHRYIIASSLAKGISKIENISYSDDIIATIEAMKKLGAKIESKDNYLLIDGSKTLDKEYLNNNSEIDCNESGSTLRFLFPLSIVEENKILFKGKGKLFKRPLSPYFENFDKYQIKYSYTNENEILLDGILKSGEYEIDGNISSQFITGLLFSLPLLNENSKIIIKGKLESSSYIDITLDCLSKFGIKIINNSYQEFIVEGNQTYKSGNYQVEADYSQLAFFLVANSIGSNIKINGLNTNSLQGDKKIIDFISEIDKWNKNEKLILDGSETPDIIPILSLKACISKKEIEIVNIARLRIKESDRLNATVEELSKLGFDLIEKKDSILINSRKNFIHNNKEVVSLSSHSDHRIAMTVVIASTCYEGEIILDNLDCVKKSYPNFWEVFLLLGGKIYEYLG
- the pgsB gene encoding poly-gamma-glutamate synthase PgsB, which produces MEIIIIILSLLYILYLFFEKINLDKNRKNLKYIIHINGIRGKSTVSRLIDAGLRAGGYKVFTKTTGTSPRIIDTNAKEFEINRQGKANIREQISVITWATKEKAEILILECMAVKPELQYVCENKILKSDIVAITNVREDHLDEMGDSLDKIADSLSNTIPKKAAFFTADKNYFNFFKNRCKDKNTRAFLSKNIKNEYWEIDFPNNIALAMDICKYLNVDEKIALEGMRTYCKDPGSLKVLTYLNKKNFRIFFVNTLAANDPDSTEIILDRVSIKTYWNNERYLLVNNRADRLSRLEQFVNFTIKFENRFDKILISGENKNLFYKYLLKNRINKNKIIILSDEKYFENIEDDSLIFAVGNICRLGKKLVDYFEERGEIIDDK
- the pgsW gene encoding poly-gamma-glutamate system protein; this encodes MKLITNKKYKDFFLLVLALIFLFINYYLKPKKIKIKNRYYPEMVIAAQKNKLLQEEILKERINRGLEIDKSLDKNEIGLIGLEWSGITTTLGDIEAKRTSTNPDFAALLVKLFKEAGLKKGDIVAANFSSSFPALNLAFISAADTLGLKAIIITSIGSSTYGGNIEDFTYLDMENYLYSKNLIENRTVAYSLGGAGDIGKEFDKDIIEKINNRINGYGLKFFYEEEFDKNLENRYKFYKNESQNNIKAFINIGGNLLSLGENADIINNQKILLNKSSLLKTGLVGKFLKDDIPVFYLLNIKSIALYYNLEYNPDKFSKIGTSSIYYDSSKNFWNYIIVVIFGLFILVHLIFFRLKKNKFIEISL